The nucleotide window GAGCAGGTATATTTCACCAATTGTAGCTCTCTCTCAAGTTGCAAAGGAGGTTTCGTCTGGTAATCTCATGGTCGAGATTGAGAAAAAACGATCCAATGATGAAGTTGGAGAACTGAGTGACTCGCTGGCTGAAATGGTTAAAAACCTACGCGAAATTATTACGGGTATTTTGGTCTCTGCCGATAATATAGCCTCTGCCGGGCAGGAGTTAAGTACCGGATCACAGCAACTATCAGAGGGAAGTAGCGAACAAGCCTCCTCGGTTGAAGAGGTAAGCGCATCCATGGAAGAAATGGTTGCTTCTATTCAACAAAATACGGATAATGCACGCCAAACTGAAAAGATAAGCCAGCAAGCAGCAGTGGGTGTTAAAAAAGGATACGATGCCTCTACAACGGCAATTGGTTCGATGAAGAGCATTGCTGATAAGGTTAGTATCATTACCGATATTGCATTTCAAACCAACATTCTCGCTCTAAATGCAGCAGTGGAAGCTGCGCGTGCAGGTGAGCATGGACGTGGATTTGCTGTGGTGGCAGGAGAGGTTCGTAAGCTAGCAGAGAGAAGTCGCCAAGCTGCCGATGAAATTATACATCTATCACATGGTGGCGTTGCTGTGGTTGAAGAAGCTGGACGTGAGTTAAACTCGGTTGTTCCACAAATCGATAACACATTTCATCTGGTTCAGGAGATTGCTGCCTCCAGCCTGGAGCAAACCAACGGTGCAGAACAAGTAAACTCCGCAATTCAACAACTTAACACACTAACGCAGCAAAATGCCTCCCTATCCGAGCAATTGGCAACTAGCGCTGAAGAACTTTCGGGGCAAGCAACTCAACTAAAGGATTATGTTACCCGATTTAAACTGGAGGATACAACTACAATGGCTTTTTCGGGTAAGGTTAAATCCCATTTGAATCTTGAGGGAAAGCCTAAAAAAACATTCTCGGAAATAGTTAAGAAAAAAACAGTTGCCCCATACAAACCTATGAAACCAGTAAGCAAGAGCAGTGGAGTTAATTTGAGTATGCCCCCATCAAAAGAAGATGATGGTTATGAGAAATTCTAATGTTTGCTATGTAACTTAGGGCTTAATGTATGCAATAATGGAGACAGTAGTAACTTGCTGTCCCATTATTGTTTTTGTAACGAACGTATATTGGTTCATTATATCGCCATTTTACTTAAGAGATAAGGCAGCAATTTGTAATCCTAAAGTTTTTCAGGTTAAAAAGTCTTCGCGATCGAAACAAATTGTGTTTTCAAAAAAAAAGGATGCTGAAGGTTCGCATTTCTAAAGAGTTTAAGCTAAATTGCAATTTGAGACAGTATTAATCATGATTGAGGAAACGTTTTCTATATTTTAATAAGCCACCTTAGCGAATATGGATCCTTTATTGAATAGTATATACAATGCACAACTTACCGACGAAGAATTTCGACGGTTAAGTGAGTTTATTTACAATGAGAGTGGGATAAAGATGCCTCCCATTAAGAGAATAATGTTACAGAGTAGACTTCAGAAGCGCCTTCGCGAACTTAAGATGCAGACCTTCAAGGAGTATTGCGATTGTGTTTTCAGCAAAGCTGGTCAAATGAGTGAGATCATACATATGTTGGACGTAGTTAGCACCAATAAAACTGACTTTTTCCGAGAAGCGGTTCATTTTGACTTTCTTACTTCTGATGTCCTCCCAAGTTTTCATCAAA belongs to Williamwhitmania taraxaci and includes:
- a CDS encoding methyl-accepting chemotaxis protein; this encodes MSRKFVSIKTRIALLVGAGVFLLSGILITISTYNSLKTATVSSTEISNQMAVTYANQVVDKMDDAMSAARSLAHALSGVIGKNVSRQAIQQMAGSILLGDEDFLGYTVCFEPNAYDAKDAFFANKPGHDNTGRFVSYMTKNGSGGFVVEPLVDYENESAAPWYWIPMRTMKEFVTEPLMYPIQGKNVYMVSFMCPIITNGKFVGVTGVDLSINYLQDMVVKANVFDGHGNFDIVSHQGVFAANSGNPDFVGKNILEQKNIGAEDQLVDIEKGNSLTRIDNGILKAFVPVIVGRCPTAWQVSISVPVDYITQEARAQMIYQMIIGIILLVVAIFILVLLLSRYISPIVALSQVAKEVSSGNLMVEIEKKRSNDEVGELSDSLAEMVKNLREIITGILVSADNIASAGQELSTGSQQLSEGSSEQASSVEEVSASMEEMVASIQQNTDNARQTEKISQQAAVGVKKGYDASTTAIGSMKSIADKVSIITDIAFQTNILALNAAVEAARAGEHGRGFAVVAGEVRKLAERSRQAADEIIHLSHGGVAVVEEAGRELNSVVPQIDNTFHLVQEIAASSLEQTNGAEQVNSAIQQLNTLTQQNASLSEQLATSAEELSGQATQLKDYVTRFKLEDTTTMAFSGKVKSHLNLEGKPKKTFSEIVKKKTVAPYKPMKPVSKSSGVNLSMPPSKEDDGYEKF